One genomic segment of Tubulanus polymorphus chromosome 4, tnTubPoly1.2, whole genome shotgun sequence includes these proteins:
- the LOC141904555 gene encoding uncharacterized protein LOC141904555 has translation MMAYLSSFGTFWIFGGALYYHYYVRNRDQAENWKCQPDRFLTPENTRHAFTLGSVNMLIGSTVSGLVSSYVSNNGPSKIYYSISDMGWPYFLMSIPIFFLACDGMSYYFHRLFHWPPFYKRIHKVHHRYHQPIIWTATAMHPIELLTLQAALLLPVFVIPIHAGIFIGNLVYSYYYGMIDHSGITMDAIWPWQPSSKFHDDHHKYFHCNIGFNSKLFDWLHGTLVRENRKYGEDVFGCKGAPLEAANHNKSGKPKKIN, from the exons ATGATGGCGTATCTGTCGTCGTTCGGCACATTCTGGATATTCGGAGGAGCTTTGTACTATCATTATTATGTTAGAAACCGGGATCAG GCTGAGAATTGGAAATGTCAACCGGATCGCTTTTTGACTCCTGAAAATACACGACACGCGTTCACGCTCGGTTCGGTGAATATGTTAATTGGTTCAACTGTATCGGGCCTGGTTTCTTCTTACGTCAGTAACAATG GTCCAAGCAAGATATATTATTCCATATCGGACATGGGTTGGccatattttctgatgtcaaTACCGATATTCTTCTTAGCCTGTGATGGGATGTCATATTATTTTCACAGGCTGTttcattggccgccattttaCAA acgTATCCATAAGGTTCACCATCGCTACCACCAGCCGATTATTTGGACGGCAACGGCAATGCATCCTATTGAACTGTTAACTCTTCAAGCAGCCCTTCTGCTGCCCGTATTCGTGATACCAATACACGCCG GGATATTTATCGGTAATCTGGTGTACAGTTATTACTACGGAATGATCGATCACTCTGGTATAACGATGGACGCAATATGGCCGTGGCAACCGTCATCTAAATTCCACGACGATCACCACAA GTATTTCCATTGTAATATCGGTTTCAATTCGAAGCTATTCGACTGGCTACATGGTACACTTGTTCGAGAGAATCGAAAGTACGGAGAGGACGTGTTCGGCTGTAAAGGAGCCCCGTTAGAAGCTGCAAATCATAACAAATCAGGGAAAccgaagaaaataaattag
- the LOC141904767 gene encoding rho GDP-dissociation inhibitor 2-like: MADSTANDDVAPDTTPGFKPPAMKTLDEIRGQDNDDESLVKYKQVLLGTAASGTMEKPRPNDSRNVILNEFSILVDGRPDITLNLEGDLSKLKDQPVIMKEGTMFKVRIRFFVQNEIVSGLKYFQVLYRKGIRVDKDTSMVGSYGPKPMAQEFTTKPDEAPKGMMYRGMYNVKSKFIDDDKNVILEWEWPFKICKDWTSAATDDE; this comes from the exons ATGGCTGATTCAACTGCTAATGATGATGTAGCTCCTGATACAACTCCAGGATTCAAGCCTCCCGCCATGAAAACCCTGGATGAAATTCGTGGTCAGGACAACGATGATGAAAGTTTAGTGAAGTATAAGCAGGTTTTACTCGGAACTGCAGCAAGCGGTACCATGGAAAAACCAC GTCCCAATGATAGCCGCAATGTTATCCTGAATGAGTTTTCGATTTTGGTGGACGGACGACCAGATATTACTCTTAATTTGGAAGGAG ACCTTTCCAAGTTGAAGGACCAACCTGTCATCATGAAGGAGGGTACTATGTTCAAAGTGCGCATAAGATTCTTCGTACAAAACGAGATTGTAAGCGGTTTGAAATACTTCCAAGTCCTCTATCGAAAAGGCATAAGGG TCGACAAAGACACAAGCATGGTCGGCAGTTACGGTCCGAAACCGATGGCGCAGGAGTTCACGACGAAGCCGGACGAGGCGCCGAAAGGAATGATGTACCGGGGAATGTACAACGTGAAAAGCAAGTTCATCGACGACGACAAAAATGTGATCCTAGAATGGGAGTGGCCTTTTAAGATCTGTAAAGACTGGACCTCGGCGGCGACAGACGACGAATAA